Within the Nitrospira sp. genome, the region CATCATGGTGACACCGATCGCCCCAGGAGCGCCGGGAACTGATCGGCCGAGACCGGTTTGCTGAACAGGTACCCCTGCGCCTCATCGCATCCCAGCCGCTTCAGCAGACGAAGTTGCTCTGGAGACTCGATCCCCTCCGCCAGCACGTGCATGTGCCGGACGTGAGCCATCGAAATCATCGCCTCGGCAATGGCGGCGTCCTGCACGTTGGTGGCGACATCCACGATAAAGGAGCGGTCGATTTTGATCGTGTCGAACGGCAGGGTACGCAAGTGGCTGATCGACGAAAAACCGGTGCCGAAATCGTCGAGCCCCAAGCGTAGTCCCATCCCCTTGAGCGATTTCAGGAGTTGGGCGGCTTCCTCGGCGTGCGGCATCACGATGGTTTCTGTCAACTCCAACTCTACTGATTCGGCCGCCGCGCCGGTGCTCCGGAGGATCTCGGCGAGCTCAGACAGGAGCGAAGGATCGCGAAACTGAGCGTTGGACACATTGATGGCCACCCGCAGAGGAGTCGGCCGCAGCCCCTGCCAGACCGTGATCTGGCGGCACGCCGTTTCCGTGACCCACTGACCCAGCCGTCGGCTCAGTCCCATGTCATCGATCACCGAGAGAAATTGGCCGGGAGCCAAAAGGCCTCGTACCGGATGCATCCACCGAATCAACGCCTCGGCCCCAACGACCTGTCCGGAATGAATGTTGACGAATGGTTGGTAGCAGAGACAAAACTCTTGTCGATCAAAGGCCCGACGAAGCTCATTCTCCAGGGCCAGTCTCTCGGCGGCCATCGCATTCATGTTGCGTGAGTAGCATTGGTAGTTGTCCCGCCCGGCGGATTTGGCCTGGTACATGGCCGTGTCCGCATTTTTCAGGAGTTCCTCGAGCGATTCGCCGTCCGTCGGGTAGACCGCAATGCCCAAACTGGCTGTCACGAATACCTCGCGCCCTTCAAGCGAGAACGGCCGGCTCAGGCCGGACAGAATGCGTCGCGCAACGATGCTGGCGTGCTCGGGCTGGCGCAAGTCGGTCAAGAGGAGAGTAAACTCGTCTCCACCAAGGCGTGCGACGGCCTGCTCCGGCACGTCCGCCGTGGGACGTCCCACCGAATCGCTGGATCGCGTCACCTCTATCAATCGTTCGGCCACTTGTTTGAGCAGCAGATCGCCCATCGTGTGTCCGAACGTATCGTTGATGAACTTGAACCGGTCCAAATCCAGAAAGAGGATGGCCATCGCCGACTGCTGCCGAACAGACTGGACCATGGCTTGTTGCACCCGATCTCGAAAGAGCAGGCGGTTGGGCAGTCCGGTCAAGCTGTCGTAATACGCCAGGTGATGCACGTGTTCTTCCAGTTGTGTTCGCTCCGTGATGTCCTGGACCGTGGCGACAATCGTCGTGGTCGTGCGGCCATCGTTCGCGAGCACGGCACGTGCCTGCAGCTGGACGATTCGATCCGATCCGTCCTCGAGCGTAATACGATGGTCCCGACGGTAGGGCTCGATGACGATGCCTGGGTCGGCAAGGATTGCATGGATAAGGTGACTGACGCTCGGCGAGACGTGGGGCAGCAGCATCTGAAGCGTTCCTCGGAAGCTGTGCAGGGCCATCCCGAAAATTGAGCAGGCTTCATCGGAAAGACGCAAATGTCCCGTAGCCACATCCCATTCCAAGCTGCCGACATGGGCTAGCCGCTGCGCCGAGGCCAAATGCTCGCGACTGCTTGCGAGCTCGCGAATCGCAGCACTGGCGCGCAGCAGGTACCGGACGCGTTGGCTCAGCAGGAATGGATTCAGCGGTTTGACGATGAAGTTCGTGGCTCCGGACTCATAGGCTGCGTGCATCGATTCCGTGTCGTCCAGGCCGGTCATGAACACAATGGGTGTGTGGACTGCCTGCGGAAGGTGCCGAAGCGCGGCGCAGGTGGCGAAACCATCCATCCCCGGCATTCTGATATCGAGCAATACCAGGTCTGGTTTCACGCGGGAACACTTTTCAACCGCCTCCGATCCGCTGAGCGCGGCTGCCACACCGAGGCCTGCTCTCTGGAGCGTCTTCTGCAAGAGGAACTGAACCGTCGGGTCGTCGTCGACAACGAGGGCGAGGGGACGTGAAGTGGATGAGGGATCGGTCATGACGTCCTTCTCCTGCGAATCTCGTCCTGAAAGCACTCACTGACGGCGACGAATTCATCAACAAGTTGGGTAAATAGCGCCGAGGCAGTCGAGAGGTCGCTCGACCTGCCGCGTGCTTCGAGTTCCTTGCACAGGCTCGAGAGCTTGACGGCGCCCAGCACTCCGCTGCGGGACTTGAAGGCATGCGCCAATTCGAACACTCGTTTTGAGTCCTTTTTCGTGACTGCTTGACGAAGTTGTTCGACGACTTGATCGGAATCCGTGAGGAACATCGAGAGCATGGTCACGAGTACGTCGGGTCGGCCGGGTTGCTGTAGTTTCAGAATGTCTTGCCAGACCTTGTGATCAATGACGGCTCCACTCGTGGTTTCCTCGGTCGAAATCGGTTGCGAATGTGCCGGCTCCGAGGACGCGGGTCTAGGCGCCGAGTCGGCCTGGTCGACAGGGGGCTGGGACACAGCCGGATCGGCGGCGTGTCGCGTCACCCAGCGGTTAATGGTGGAGACCAGTTGCGCCTGGGTAAATGGTTTCGAGAGGTAATCGTCCATGCCGACCGCGATACAGTGCTCACGATCACCTTCGATCGCGTGGGCGGTCAGCGCGACGATCGGGATATGGGGCGGCTCCGGCTGTTGGCGTTCATGTGCGCGAATCGCATGGGTGGCCGCGAAGCCGTCCATTTCGGGCATTTGGCAGTCCATAAAAACCATGTCGAACGAGGAACGACGCACGGCCTCAACCGCTTGGCGACCGTTCCCGACAACGACGGTCTGGTGCCCCAATTGTTCGATCATGAGCCGTGCCAGTTCCTGATTGACCTCGTTGTCTTCCGCAATCAGGATGGTCATCCCCGTGGTCCCGGAGGGCAATGCCGGCCGGCCGAGCAGCGAGGTCCGCACAATGTCTCCTTCGTGGCTGGCGTCGAGAGCCGACGCCTCTCGCATGAGTTTGCCAAGGACATCACGGAGTGCGTCCGCCATCGCTGGCTTGCGCAACACGGCCGCGATCCCGGCCTGGTGCGCGGTATAAATGCCTTCGATCCAGGGCGGCCCAGACAGCACCATCAGCTTGGTTGCGGCAATCGTCGGCGTAGACTTGATTCTATGCGCCAATTGGCAGGTTTCCATTTCGTCCATACTGCCGTCGAGGATAGCCAAGTGAAACGGTGTGCCGTCGACCATGTCTCGTTGCATATGGGAGACGGCTTCGTCCCCAGACGATACCCCCACGGCGACGTGGCCCCACTCACTCAACTGTCGCTGAAGGGCGTTTCGCGACGCCGAGTCCGGGTCGACCACCATGACCTTATGGCCGGTCGGCAAGGCCGCCGGAGTGGCGGTTGCTGTAGTCGGCGTGGCTGGTCGGTCGAATCGGACTGTGAAGATGAATCGGGACCCCTTGCCAGCTTCGCTCCGCACGTGGATTGCCCCGTGCATCAGTTCCACGAGTTGACGAACGATTGAGAGGCCGAGCCCTGTTCCACCGTACTTGCGAGTGGAGGACGTATCCGCCTGTGAGAAGGCCTCAAAGATTTCCGCCTGAAATTCCGAGCGAATGCCTATGCCAGTATCGGACACGGTCCCTTCGAGCACCACATGTGAGGCCGTGATCTCAAGAGCGGCGAACTCCACACCGACCGACCCGTGATCCGTAAACTTCAGGCCGTTACCCAGGAGATTGATGAGGATTTGGCGAAGCCGGCCGGGGTCGCCCCGTAGCGTGCTCGGGAGTGAGGGAGGAATCGAACAAAATAATGCAAGGTGCTTGCGTTGCGCTCGCTCCGTAAACATGTCGACCGTTTCTTCAACGATCTGGTGCAGATCGAAGTCAACCGTCTCTAACTTTAACTTTCCTGCCTCGATTTTGGAGAAATCGAGAATGTCGTTGATGATCTGGAGCAGGGCGGTGCCAGAACGATACGCTGATTCGGCCAAACGATGTTGACGATGCGTCAGCCCTGTGGCCAGCAGCAGCTCTGTCATGCCGAGGACGCCGTTCATGGGCGTCCGAATCTCGTGGCTCATATTCGCGAGAAAGTGAGATTTGAGCTGACTCGCTTGGACTGCTTGATCACGGGCATTGGTCAACGCCTCATTGGTCCGGACCAATTCATCGCGCGACCGGCGTAGATCCTCAGTCATACGATTGAACGACGTCGCCAGCGCGCCGACCTCGTTCCGAGTGTCCACGGCAATCGTTTGTGATAGATCGCCGGCGGCAATCCGGTTGGCCAGGTTCGTCAAGGTTTGAATGGGGATGGAGATGCTGCGGGACATGCCGTAGGCCACGAGCACGACGAGCAACGTCGTGATGAGGAACAGGACCAGAAACTCGCGGCGGAGCATTTTGATTTGACCGAAGGCTTCAGTACTGTCCTGTACCACGAGGACTTTCCAATTGAGGCCTTCGTATGTCCGAAACCCGGATGAGGTGGCGTACCCGACCAAAATCCGCGAGTCAGCCGTCAAAAAGGCGCCCCGATCGGGCGTCCCTTCAAGGTGATTGGATTCGTACCCGGCATCCGTGACCGTGACGGAGGGAAAGCTCGGAGTGGGTGTTTCATCGATAAGGAATGCCGGACCGACAATCAAGCCGCCCTGTCCATTGACGACGACGACATGGGCCGTCTGGCTTTGACCGCCTTCATGGACTTTGATTTGCTGAATCATCTCCCGGAGTTCGCCATAAGAAACGTGGGCGACGAGGTACCCAATGACGAGTTGGTCGTCATGCGACGCCATGATCGGGACCATCAAACGAACAGCGAGGCTCTTCGTCAACGGGTCATAGGCCAAGTCGTTCACCACCAACCCTGGAGACCTTGTCCCATTACGGAACCAGGACTCGCGCCCGACGTCGCGGTCGAGCAGGGACACGTCGTTAGACGCAACGATTCTGCCCAACTGGTTCAGACAGTAGATCGCCGTCTGGTGTCCATATTGGCTCCACAGGCGGACTAGGGTTAGAGTGATCCGGCCCTCCGGGTCGTCCGCAATGGCGTCCTGAAAGGCGTCCATCGTGACCCACGCCTGCATGTCTTGCGAGCGGGTGAAGATCAACCGATCGATCTTCTCGATTGCTTGCGCGGCTAGTTCCTCAAGCTTGGCACTGGCATTGGCTTTGAGGATGTCTTGGCTGGTCTGGTACGACACAGTTGCGACGATTGCGAGAGGTACCAAGGCCAGGACCATGAGGGCGGTCATCAATCGTGTGCGGATGGATGCCTGCGGCCACCACTGCCGGAGTTCCCGAATATGCCTCACGGTATCCGCTCCTTGTGTCGTAGCAGCCGAACATCGTTCCCAAGGTGGTCCGCAAGGTGGCAGGTCAGTGTGGTTGGATGACAAGGTGGCGTGGCGCAGTGATTCATGGCGAAATGGTCGACGGCTTTGGACAACATCTTGGCTTTTCGGATCACGTAGCGCTGGCCTTCCGCCGGTAGGACGACTTGTGCGGTCTCGGCGATCTCCTCTGTATCGCGATCGTTGGTGGGCGAGGGGTGGCCATTTCGGCAGACCAGATGGAGGAAACGCGGGTAGTCCTCTCCCACATGTAAAGGTAGCAGGTCGTGGGGAGCAGTCAACAAAAGTCAACGTTTTCGACCGTTTGTGAGTTTTTGAGCCAGCTGGCCGCAGATCCGGCCTTGGGTCGGACGAGAAAGGATGCTGCCATGTCTGGGGGTCGCCAGTGCTGGACTTTCCACCGCACCGGCCAGCAGCGGTTACGGGGGATCAAGACCGCGCTTGGTAAGTTCGTCCTTGAAGATCCCACACACGGCTTGAAATTCCTCCTCCATTTGCGGGAAAAGGGCTTGAATCGGCTTGAGCGCCGAGTCAAATCCATGAGCTTCTAGACTCTTGCAATAGGCAGCAAGGCGCAGCGCCCCAAGGAGCGAGCTGACCGATTTCAATGAGTGCGCAAGCTTCCCCACGGTCGACGTGTTCCCTGCAGCAACGGCTTCACGAAGTTCGGCCATTTTTCGGGTGGTGTCCCGCAAAAAGATTTCCATGAAATGAGACAAGGAATTAGGCTGCCCGGGTTCGTCGAGTTGGTCAAAAATCTTCCACGCGCCGCGATCAACGGCCTCGCCTGAACGCTGTGCGCTTGTACTATCGGTTAGGATGGAGACCTCCTCGTCTGTGTTATGACCTCTCGATCCCTCTGATGATCCGATTCGGTAAGAGAGCCATTGTTCCACTGTGGCGTGCAAGTGTTCTTTCGTAAAAGGCTTCGGCAAGTGGTTGTTCATGCCGGCGGCGAGGAACTCCTGTCAGTCACCCTGGAACGCAGTGGCCGTCAAGGCGATGATGGGTACCGCCTCGGTGCCGTCCATGGTCTCCATGTTTCGGATGGCCCGAGACGCGGGGTAGCCGTCGATGCCAGGCATCTGACAATCCATGAAAGATCAGATCGTGAGGGTAGGCTGTGGCGAGCGCTCTAGGTTGATCCATGCACTCCGAGTGACCAAAGATCAGGGCAAGCGTCTGAGGACTATCGAGCGACCGGGCGCCAAGGCATCCGTATCTGTATTGAGAGAGATAGGGCTTGGAAAAACTGTCGATCTTCATGGCAGACGTCTCTGAAGACGCTATCGGTCCTCCGTGAGTGAGACTTGAGATAGGAAAAAGCGAAAGCTAAAATAAAAAGTCGCTGGCTTGAAACGTGAATAGGTACGATCTTTAAGGGTAGCTCGCTTCGATCTTGCTTGAGAGGCCACCTCTAGCTGTGAAGTTACCGATCACCGTGGCGCGAACGGGCCGGCATGCATCGACAAGGTCTCCCAGTATGCGGTTGACAGCATTTTCATAGAAGATTCCGATATTTCTGTACGCATGAATATACATTTTCAACGACTTGAGTTCGACGCATTCCTTGTCGGGGGTGTAGGTGATTCGGATCATACCGAAGTCAGGTAAACCAGTTTTGGGACAAATCGCTGTGTATTCAGGTACTTCGATCGTAATTTCATAACCCGTGAATTGATTAGGCCATGTTTCGAGGGGAGGAAGTCTCGCATCGATCCCGCTCTTGGCATGGCGGACATCGTAGTGCTGGGTAGTTTTTCTCTTTCGAGTCATAACTGTGTCATCCACTCCGTGTGACCAAGCTCCT harbors:
- a CDS encoding two-component system response regulator — its product is MTDPSSTSRPLALVVDDDPTVQFLLQKTLQRAGLGVAAALSGSEAVEKCSRVKPDLVLLDIRMPGMDGFATCAALRHLPQAVHTPIVFMTGLDDTESMHAAYESGATNFIVKPLNPFLLSQRVRYLLRASAAIRELASSREHLASAQRLAHVGSLEWDVATGHLRLSDEACSIFGMALHSFRGTLQMLLPHVSPSVSHLIHAILADPGIVIEPYRRDHRITLEDGSDRIVQLQARAVLANDGRTTTTIVATVQDITERTQLEEHVHHLAYYDSLTGLPNRLLFRDRVQQAMVQSVRQQSAMAILFLDLDRFKFINDTFGHTMGDLLLKQVAERLIEVTRSSDSVGRPTADVPEQAVARLGGDEFTLLLTDLRQPEHASIVARRILSGLSRPFSLEGREVFVTASLGIAVYPTDGESLEELLKNADTAMYQAKSAGRDNYQCYSRNMNAMAAERLALENELRRAFDRQEFCLCYQPFVNIHSGQVVGAEALIRWMHPVRGLLAPGQFLSVIDDMGLSRRLGQWVTETACRQITVWQGLRPTPLRVAINVSNAQFRDPSLLSELAEILRSTGAAAESVELELTETIVMPHAEEAAQLLKSLKGMGLRLGLDDFGTGFSSISHLRTLPFDTIKIDRSFIVDVATNVQDAAIAEAMISMAHVRHMHVLAEGIESPEQLRLLKRLGCDEAQGYLFSKPVSADQFPALLGRSVSP
- a CDS encoding hypothetical protein (possible pseudo, internal stop codon); the encoded protein is MNNHLPKPFTKEHLHATVEQWLSYRIGSSEGSRGHNTDEEVSILTDSTSAQRSGEAVDRGAWKIFDQLDEPGQPNSLSHFMEIFLRDTTRKMAELREAVAAGNTSTVGKLAHSLKSVSSLLGALRLAAYCKSLEAHGFDSALKPIQALFPQMEEEFQAVCGIFKDELTKRGLDPP
- a CDS encoding hypothetical protein (possible pseudo, internal stop codon), which gives rise to MDCQMPGIDGYPASRAIRNMETMDGTEAVPIIALTATAFQGD
- the queF gene encoding NADPH-dependent 7-cyano-7-deazaguanine reductase, giving the protein MTRKRKTTQHYDVRHAKSGIDARLPPLETWPNQFTGYEITIEVPEYTAICPKTGLPDFGMIRITYTPDKECVELKSLKMYIHAYRNIGIFYENAVNRILGDLVDACRPVRATVIGNFTARGGLSSKIEASYP